A genomic region of Rhodococcus pyridinivorans contains the following coding sequences:
- a CDS encoding TIGR02680 family protein yields MTHSSDPSALDENSPPRFPDRWRLHRAGIVNVWHYLDVEFVLSGGRMILRGTNGSGKSRALEMLLPFLLDADRRRMDATGAAKVDLDELMRTGASDTTDRVGYLWLELARPSGHFTVGAQVRHRADARRSDVHFFTTPLRVGTELHLVDDARIPLSRERLAELIGADNLTRDPERHRETVRKSVFGLHAETGRERYDGLLQLLHTLRSPDVGHRIDEGRLPQILSDALPPLTENMLAEAGGRLDLLGDTRQEQVRLEAAHAHVLRFHEVYRQYAADLLRAGAETARDLAQRVVETRRALTVAEAEAADLDAQAAAADTRLKERRDQVAELDRAIRGLETHEMFRSADDLAQRQLAVDALRRAAEHATAAADRSRMQERRHTDHAARLLDELTFSVTRAARRLATVGRDLLSVGLPHDTAPTTLHFSADRPPAVLEPVRTGIDDTTEQVVRPVVATVSLDAGHVDEVRDAILRAAEATRRRRDQAGRRLLEARRLDAAAHAVREAEAAADRAARDAEQRAVEAAETDAGVGAAAAGLQHRWREWITADRTTALLPELDRDRVILMRRLSTRLDALIDSSPTDAGDTDSEDVDVDSALAELDSLPTTAARSALSDLAGAPAERERREREARTAREDLVREQAALDAIGEGPEQAPWHVRTDGVPLWRAVEFVDTLGDDDRAGIEAALLSAGFLTATVDGEGRLRALGGQVLVSPRGEPPAQPLSTVLRPDPEADVPRPAIEAVLNTIGFEDATAVASVSRDGRWHNGVLRGRHTAEAPRSIGSPAREAATAARRVRLDEIRAELIRIDLAVEQLRVDYPDAAHRRAEIDAHLSTAPTSHALRAALERRRHAYAHVRSAANTAVELRERATTLRARWTAELDAHRTACEHFGVPGDVPELEALVAGCASAETLCTELARDLGDVLAAHVRFTDAAERCVQATAERIDSEEIAESCRYEWHAKAAVVAAQTAAVDVDAADLAQELRDSEAERARADEQFRRTVAHRDHLGRAVAEVLQRCAAARERLDRDRRELAAAAELLAAHLQLPELRGALEEDPESDSASARTVLPPVHLEDPDHVLSVARTLLATLPPRTGVDENAMLVALQQFDRDLTARFDIEHTVTHGAHRVRIAGAGDDTTPAGLSVTLTRQVEDGRRALSQREHDVFTGFVLGGVADELRRRIERARQVIAAMNDSLADSRTTHGIGVRIEWRPGGEDADAARLTQLLTATERSPEDASELVGVLRRRVESAHTADPSAGYAQHLSQALDYRRWHEVEVTILGPEPDRERRISARAKISQGETRFVSYVALFAAADGYLSGLPDTGTALRLVLLDDAFAKIDDPTIGELMGLLVRQDIDFVMTGHALWGCVPEVPELDVYEVRRLADGAAVTTRVHWDGRVRQLRPLTELQT; encoded by the coding sequence ATGACCCACTCGTCCGACCCGTCCGCCCTCGACGAGAACTCTCCACCCCGTTTCCCGGATCGCTGGCGTCTCCACCGCGCCGGCATCGTGAACGTGTGGCACTACCTGGACGTCGAGTTCGTCCTGTCCGGTGGGCGGATGATCCTGCGCGGCACCAACGGATCGGGGAAGTCCCGCGCCCTCGAGATGTTGCTGCCCTTCCTGCTCGACGCCGACCGCAGGCGCATGGACGCGACGGGCGCCGCGAAGGTCGATCTCGACGAACTCATGCGTACCGGGGCCTCGGACACCACCGACCGTGTCGGCTATCTCTGGCTCGAACTGGCGCGCCCCAGCGGACATTTCACCGTCGGGGCGCAGGTCCGGCACCGCGCCGACGCCCGTCGCAGCGACGTGCACTTCTTCACGACACCTTTGCGTGTCGGCACCGAGTTGCACCTCGTCGATGACGCCCGCATCCCGCTCTCGCGGGAGCGACTCGCCGAACTCATCGGTGCCGACAACCTCACCCGTGATCCGGAGCGGCATCGCGAGACCGTGCGGAAGTCGGTGTTCGGCCTGCACGCGGAGACGGGACGCGAACGCTACGACGGCCTGCTGCAACTGCTGCACACCCTGCGCTCACCCGATGTCGGCCACCGCATCGACGAGGGACGCCTCCCTCAGATCCTGTCGGATGCGCTGCCACCTCTGACGGAGAACATGCTCGCCGAAGCGGGAGGTCGCCTCGACCTGCTCGGTGACACCCGTCAGGAACAGGTCCGTCTCGAAGCGGCGCACGCACACGTGCTGCGGTTCCACGAGGTGTACCGGCAGTACGCTGCGGATCTGCTGCGCGCCGGCGCCGAGACCGCGCGCGACCTCGCGCAGCGGGTCGTCGAGACGCGACGCGCACTCACCGTCGCGGAAGCCGAGGCGGCCGACCTCGACGCGCAGGCCGCCGCCGCGGACACCCGCCTGAAGGAGCGCCGCGACCAGGTCGCCGAACTCGACCGCGCGATCCGCGGACTCGAGACCCACGAGATGTTCCGGTCCGCGGACGATCTCGCGCAGCGCCAGCTCGCCGTCGATGCGCTCCGCCGCGCCGCCGAGCACGCAACCGCCGCCGCCGATCGCAGCCGCATGCAGGAACGGCGCCACACCGACCACGCGGCCCGCCTCCTCGACGAACTGACCTTCTCGGTCACGCGTGCCGCGAGACGGCTTGCGACGGTAGGTCGCGACCTGCTGTCGGTGGGTCTTCCGCACGACACCGCGCCGACCACGCTGCACTTCTCCGCCGACCGTCCACCCGCTGTGCTCGAGCCCGTGCGCACCGGCATCGACGACACCACCGAGCAGGTGGTGCGGCCGGTGGTCGCGACGGTCTCCCTCGACGCCGGGCACGTCGACGAGGTCCGGGACGCGATCCTGCGTGCCGCCGAGGCGACCCGTCGCCGGCGGGACCAAGCGGGTCGGCGACTGCTCGAGGCGCGTCGACTCGACGCCGCCGCGCATGCGGTCCGGGAAGCCGAGGCGGCGGCCGACCGCGCGGCCCGCGACGCCGAGCAGCGTGCCGTCGAGGCCGCCGAGACGGATGCCGGTGTCGGTGCGGCCGCCGCCGGTCTGCAGCACCGGTGGCGCGAGTGGATCACCGCCGACCGCACGACGGCTCTGCTGCCGGAACTCGATCGGGATCGGGTCATCCTGATGCGCCGACTGTCCACGCGACTCGACGCACTGATCGACTCGTCCCCCACCGACGCCGGGGACACGGACTCCGAGGACGTCGACGTCGATTCGGCACTCGCCGAGCTGGATTCGCTGCCCACGACCGCCGCTCGGTCCGCCCTGAGCGACCTCGCCGGCGCCCCGGCCGAGCGCGAGCGCCGCGAACGTGAGGCGCGGACCGCGCGCGAGGACCTCGTCCGCGAACAGGCGGCACTCGACGCGATCGGCGAGGGACCGGAACAGGCGCCCTGGCACGTGCGCACCGACGGTGTCCCCCTGTGGCGGGCGGTCGAGTTCGTCGACACCCTCGGGGACGACGATCGCGCCGGAATCGAGGCGGCGTTGCTCTCCGCGGGTTTCCTCACCGCCACGGTCGACGGCGAGGGCCGCTTGCGTGCGCTCGGCGGCCAGGTCCTCGTCTCGCCGCGCGGTGAACCACCGGCGCAGCCCCTGTCGACGGTCCTGCGTCCCGACCCCGAGGCCGACGTACCGCGCCCGGCGATCGAGGCGGTCCTCAACACGATCGGATTCGAGGACGCCACCGCGGTGGCCTCGGTCTCACGGGACGGCCGCTGGCACAACGGAGTTCTGCGCGGGCGCCACACCGCCGAGGCCCCGCGCAGCATCGGCAGTCCTGCCCGGGAGGCCGCAACCGCGGCACGTCGGGTGCGTCTCGACGAGATCCGCGCCGAACTCATCCGGATCGACCTGGCGGTGGAACAGCTGCGCGTCGACTATCCCGACGCGGCGCACCGGCGGGCGGAGATCGACGCACACCTGTCGACCGCGCCGACCTCACACGCTCTGCGCGCCGCGCTCGAACGACGTCGGCACGCGTACGCGCACGTGCGGTCCGCGGCGAACACCGCGGTGGAACTGCGCGAGCGGGCGACGACGCTGCGTGCTCGCTGGACCGCCGAGCTCGACGCACACCGCACAGCGTGCGAGCACTTCGGCGTGCCCGGCGATGTTCCGGAACTCGAGGCGCTGGTCGCCGGATGCGCCTCCGCAGAGACACTGTGCACCGAGCTGGCACGCGATCTCGGTGACGTCCTTGCTGCCCACGTCCGGTTCACGGATGCCGCCGAACGGTGCGTGCAGGCCACCGCCGAGCGGATCGACTCGGAGGAGATCGCCGAATCGTGCCGCTACGAATGGCACGCGAAGGCCGCGGTGGTCGCTGCCCAGACCGCCGCTGTCGACGTCGACGCCGCCGACCTGGCGCAGGAACTGCGTGACTCGGAGGCCGAACGGGCACGCGCCGACGAACAGTTCCGGCGCACGGTCGCCCATCGCGACCATCTCGGCCGTGCCGTCGCCGAGGTGCTGCAGCGATGTGCTGCCGCACGCGAACGGCTCGACCGCGACCGTCGCGAACTCGCCGCGGCCGCCGAACTGCTCGCCGCTCACCTGCAGCTGCCCGAACTACGCGGCGCACTCGAGGAGGATCCGGAGTCGGACTCCGCCTCTGCCCGGACGGTTCTGCCTCCCGTCCACCTCGAGGATCCGGATCACGTGCTCTCCGTGGCCCGCACCCTGCTGGCCACGTTGCCGCCACGCACGGGAGTCGACGAGAACGCGATGCTCGTCGCGCTGCAACAGTTCGACCGCGACCTCACGGCCCGGTTCGACATCGAGCACACGGTGACGCACGGCGCCCATCGCGTCCGGATCGCCGGGGCGGGTGACGACACCACGCCCGCGGGTCTCTCAGTCACCCTGACCCGGCAGGTCGAGGACGGCCGGCGGGCACTGTCGCAACGCGAACACGACGTGTTCACGGGATTCGTGCTCGGCGGTGTGGCCGACGAACTGCGCCGGCGGATCGAGCGGGCACGACAGGTGATCGCCGCGATGAACGACAGTCTCGCCGACAGCCGCACGACGCACGGGATCGGCGTGAGGATCGAGTGGCGCCCCGGTGGCGAGGACGCCGACGCGGCGCGGCTGACGCAGCTGCTCACCGCCACCGAGCGGTCACCCGAGGATGCGTCCGAACTGGTCGGGGTGCTGCGGCGCCGGGTGGAATCCGCCCACACCGCCGATCCGTCCGCCGGCTACGCGCAGCACCTGTCGCAGGCACTGGACTACCGGCGCTGGCACGAGGTCGAGGTGACCATCCTCGGCCCCGAACCGGACCGGGAGAGGCGGATCTCCGCGCGCGCCAAGATATCCCAGGGTGAGACCCGATTCGTGTCGTACGTGGCGCTGTTCGCGGCGGCGGACGGCTATCTCTCGGGCCTACCCGACACCGGCACCGCACTGCGGCTCGTGCTGCTCGACGACGCGTTCGCCAAGATCGACGACCCGACGATCGGTGAACTCATGGGTCTGCTCGTACGGCAGGATATCGACTTCGTCATGACCGGGCACGCACTGTGGGGTTGTGTGCCGGAGGTGCCCGAGCTCGACGTCTACGAGGTCCGGCGACTC